A genome region from Cucurbita pepo subsp. pepo cultivar mu-cu-16 chromosome LG02, ASM280686v2, whole genome shotgun sequence includes the following:
- the LOC111787586 gene encoding E3 ubiquitin-protein ligase RNF181-like, with protein sequence MKRQFMYSLSNKLQTPIIHYPSLLQSPNPEQPPITTSMASDSNSPEISSVFDTLIGNRDLSLFMPFLFGFSAADPLQQSQNPADPDRQNANRSDRIFLVNPFTQSMVVIEGRSSLEALMRDLGGKDGQPPASRASIEALPTVQIMAEELGCECVICLDEWEIGAVAKELPCGHKFHPDCIEKWLGVHGNCPLCRCKLPDDVDRKNNEGRRAREIWVGFSFNNDRRSEGSNGVSSDDGA encoded by the coding sequence ATGAAGAGGCAATTTATGTATTCATTATCAAACAAACTCCAAACGCCAATAATTCATTAcccttcccttcttcaatctccAAACCCAGAACAACCTCCGATTACCACATCCATGGCCTCCGATTCCAACTCCCCCGAAATCTCCTCTGTTTTCGACACCCTCATCGGAAACAGAgacctctctctcttcatgcCCTTCCTCTTCGGCTTCTCCGCCGCCGACCCACTTCAACAATCCCAAAACCCCGCCGACCCAGATCGCCAAAACGCCAATCGGAGCGACAGGATATTTCTGGTCAACCCTTTTACTCAGAGCATGGTCGTGATCGAGGGGCGTTCGAGCTTGGAAGCACTGATGCGTGATCTCGGCGGGAAGGACGGCCAGCCGCCGGCGTCCAGAGCATCCATAGAAGCGCTGCCAACCGTTCAAATCATGGCAGAGGAGTTGGGTTGTGAGTGTGTGATCTGCTTGGATGAGTGGGAGATTGGGGCTGTGGCTAAAGAACTGCCCTGCGGACACAAATTTCATCCCGATTGTATAGAGAAATGGCTTGGGGTTCATGGGAATTGCCCTCTTTGTAGGTGCAAGCTGCCGGATGATGTTGATCGGAAGAACAACGAGGGGCGGCGGGCGAGGGAGATTTGGGTcggtttttctttcaataatgATCGGAGAAGTGAGGGTTCTAATGGAGTTTCTTCAGATGATGGAGCTTAG